A stretch of Corallococcus macrosporus DNA encodes these proteins:
- a CDS encoding LysM peptidoglycan-binding domain-containing protein: MTTYSVRSGDTLSGLAQRFNTSVGSLQKTNHIANANLIRVGQRLTVPDGFQAAPSKAGSYTVRSGDTLSGIAGRHGTTVGALAKANHITNPNKIYVGQRLTIPGAGGGASPVTSKPPSSGGASYTVRSGDTLSGIAGRYGTTVGALQQANHISNPNKIYVGQKLTIPGRTGGTGGTSKPPPSTGGVGGTPGTSGGKGGVTAAQLRRIMPNLSQAKAEQYLPHLNKAMAEANINTPRRKEMFLAQLAHESGELRYMEEIASGAAYEGRKDLGNTQPGDGKRYKGRGPIQLTGRANYRAAGKALGIDLEGHPERAKDPDVAFRIAGWYWQSRNLNSYADAGNFREVTRRINGGYNGLASREMYYRRAQDVLG, from the coding sequence GTGACGACCTATTCCGTTCGCAGCGGCGACACGTTGAGCGGCCTCGCGCAGCGCTTCAACACGTCGGTGGGCTCGCTCCAGAAGACGAACCACATCGCGAACGCGAACCTCATCCGGGTGGGCCAGCGGCTGACGGTGCCGGACGGGTTCCAGGCGGCGCCGTCCAAGGCGGGCAGCTACACGGTGCGCAGCGGCGACACGCTGAGCGGCATCGCGGGGCGGCACGGCACGACGGTGGGGGCGCTGGCGAAGGCCAATCACATCACGAACCCGAACAAGATCTACGTGGGCCAGCGGCTGACGATTCCGGGCGCGGGCGGAGGTGCGTCGCCGGTGACGTCGAAGCCGCCGTCCTCCGGGGGCGCTTCGTACACGGTGCGCAGCGGCGACACGCTGAGCGGCATCGCGGGCCGGTACGGCACGACGGTGGGGGCGTTGCAGCAGGCCAATCACATCTCCAACCCGAACAAGATCTACGTCGGTCAGAAGCTCACGATTCCGGGCCGCACGGGTGGCACGGGCGGGACGTCGAAGCCGCCTCCGTCGACGGGTGGCGTGGGTGGGACGCCGGGCACGTCGGGCGGCAAGGGTGGGGTGACGGCGGCGCAGTTGCGGCGGATCATGCCGAACCTGTCGCAAGCGAAGGCGGAGCAGTACCTGCCGCACCTGAACAAGGCGATGGCGGAGGCGAACATCAACACGCCCCGCCGCAAGGAGATGTTCCTGGCACAGCTGGCGCATGAGAGCGGCGAGCTGCGCTACATGGAGGAGATTGCCTCCGGCGCGGCGTACGAGGGCCGCAAGGACCTGGGCAACACGCAGCCGGGAGACGGCAAGCGCTACAAGGGCCGGGGTCCCATCCAGCTCACGGGCCGCGCGAACTACCGAGCGGCGGGTAAGGCGCTGGGCATCGACCTGGAAGGGCACCCGGAGCGAGCGAAGGATCCGGACGTCGCGTTCCGCATCGCGGGTTGGTACTGGCAGTCGCGCAACCTGAACAGCTACGCGGACGCGGGCAACTTCCGCGAAGTCACCCGCCGCATCAACGGCGGCTACAACGGCCTCGCGAGCCGCGAGATGTACTACCGCCGCGCGCAGGACGTGCTGGGCTGA
- a CDS encoding AAA family ATPase has translation MLESIHLKNFKSFADAEVKLAPLTVLVGANGSGKSNLLDALRLVQRLELGWTLTEALQGRREAGREVAPALRGGSMGLARSANALVELTLRWIAEPDLMTHGMRIEVRGEPVFRWERVALDGPVLRGSSRIAVDSVPVKGLFPYNAQPSISTDEQSLTFLVPNEANQSVYRQALSRFSELYAGPATQVLTLGHSLFLEVIPARMRGYSPQQDIELGTEGENISSVLWSHCERHPDTQQEWVDWLAELCGPEIVGLDFSRTELGDVMLVLVEKDGTRTPARSLSDGTLRFLGTLVALRTVQEGSLVILEEPETGLHPQRIHLLVEFLESVVRERGLQVILTTHSPQVLQALSAESLKNTVLCARSPDQDGTVLRRLGDLPHFEEVSQRSNIEHLFTTGWLERAL, from the coding sequence ATGCTTGAATCCATCCACCTCAAGAACTTCAAGAGCTTCGCGGACGCGGAAGTGAAGCTCGCGCCGCTGACGGTGCTCGTGGGCGCGAACGGCTCCGGCAAGAGCAACCTGCTGGATGCGTTGCGGCTGGTTCAGCGGCTGGAACTGGGATGGACGCTGACCGAGGCTCTCCAGGGACGCCGTGAGGCGGGGCGCGAGGTCGCTCCCGCTCTGCGCGGTGGAAGCATGGGCCTCGCGCGCTCGGCGAATGCGTTGGTGGAGCTGACGCTTCGCTGGATAGCGGAGCCCGACCTGATGACTCACGGCATGAGAATTGAGGTTCGTGGGGAGCCAGTATTTCGTTGGGAGCGGGTAGCGCTGGATGGGCCAGTCCTAAGAGGATCCTCTCGGATCGCTGTCGATTCAGTGCCTGTCAAAGGCTTGTTTCCATACAACGCACAACCCAGCATTTCGACGGACGAACAGAGCCTCACATTCCTGGTCCCAAACGAGGCTAATCAAAGCGTCTATCGCCAAGCACTTAGTCGGTTCAGTGAGCTGTACGCAGGCCCGGCGACTCAAGTTTTGACGCTTGGGCACTCTCTCTTCCTTGAGGTGATTCCCGCGAGAATGCGCGGCTACTCGCCTCAGCAGGACATCGAGTTGGGGACCGAAGGAGAGAACATCTCGTCTGTGCTCTGGTCCCACTGCGAGCGCCATCCGGACACCCAGCAGGAATGGGTCGACTGGCTCGCCGAGCTGTGCGGTCCGGAAATCGTCGGGCTCGATTTCAGCAGGACCGAGCTGGGTGACGTGATGCTTGTCCTCGTGGAGAAGGATGGGACCCGGACGCCTGCGAGGAGCCTGTCGGACGGGACGTTGCGCTTCCTGGGAACACTGGTTGCATTGAGGACCGTGCAGGAGGGCAGCCTCGTGATTCTGGAAGAGCCCGAGACCGGACTTCATCCGCAGCGAATCCATCTGCTCGTCGAGTTCCTGGAGTCCGTCGTACGTGAGCGAGGTCTCCAGGTCATCCTGACCACGCACTCGCCACAGGTGCTGCAAGCCTTATCCGCCGAATCCCTAAAGAACACCGTGCTCTGCGCTCGTTCCCCGGACCAAGACGGCACGGTGCTGCGCCGCCTGGGCGACCTTCCGCACTTCGAGGAGGTATCACAGCGCTCCAACATCGAGCACCTGTTCACCACGGGCTGGCTGGAGCGCGCATTGTGA
- a CDS encoding arsinothricin resistance N-acetyltransferase ArsN1 family A — translation MTAPPTVRAARREDRAAIAAIYNAALAERASTFETRPRTPEDIDAWLGKRHPVLVAEEDGRVIAYVSTTAYSPRECYAGIADFSIYVAPEARGRNVGQHLMQALIRAAEGAGFHKLTSRVFATNVRSRALLGRLGFREVGVHEKHAPLDGVWHDIVVVEKLLPANVK, via the coding sequence ATGACCGCGCCGCCCACCGTCCGGGCCGCCAGGCGGGAGGACCGGGCCGCCATCGCGGCCATCTACAACGCGGCCCTCGCCGAGCGCGCCTCCACGTTCGAAACGCGCCCGCGCACGCCCGAGGACATCGACGCATGGCTGGGCAAGCGTCACCCGGTGCTGGTGGCGGAGGAGGACGGGCGCGTCATCGCGTACGTCTCCACCACCGCGTACAGCCCGCGCGAGTGCTACGCGGGCATCGCCGACTTCAGCATCTACGTGGCGCCAGAGGCCCGGGGGCGCAACGTGGGCCAGCACCTGATGCAGGCGCTGATCCGTGCAGCGGAAGGAGCGGGCTTCCACAAGCTCACCTCGCGCGTCTTCGCCACCAACGTGCGCAGCCGCGCACTGCTCGGGCGGCTGGGATTCCGGGAGGTGGGCGTGCACGAGAAGCACGCCCCGCTGGACGGTGTGTGGCACGACATCGTGGTGGTGGAGAAGCTGCTGCCCGCGAACGTGAAGTGA
- a CDS encoding nuclear transport factor 2 family protein, with protein sequence MPMERAQRFVDALLKLEEHGDIEPMIALFTDDAQVSNVASPSVFSGVDGARRFWTEYKGTLGKVKSTFRNMIESGDRVALEWETQGTAHNGAAIAYEGVSIIEWDGDRVRRFFAYFDPHALGQELAHGTAPRTEVPSTTPA encoded by the coding sequence ATGCCGATGGAACGAGCGCAGCGGTTCGTGGACGCACTGCTGAAACTGGAGGAGCACGGCGACATCGAGCCGATGATCGCCCTCTTCACCGACGACGCGCAGGTGAGCAACGTCGCTTCGCCCAGTGTCTTCTCCGGCGTCGACGGCGCCCGCCGCTTCTGGACCGAGTACAAGGGCACCCTGGGCAAGGTGAAGTCCACCTTCCGCAACATGATCGAATCCGGTGACCGCGTGGCCCTGGAGTGGGAGACGCAGGGCACCGCGCACAACGGGGCCGCCATCGCCTACGAGGGCGTCTCCATCATCGAGTGGGACGGCGACCGGGTCCGCCGCTTCTTCGCCTACTTCGACCCGCACGCCCTGGGGCAGGAGCTGGCCCACGGCACCGCGCCTCGGACCGAGGTGCCGTCCACGACGCCCGCGTAA
- a CDS encoding YceI family protein has protein sequence MIARRLVLSAALLLALPAAAQNAKMYSVKKDASSLTYKLIHKMHTVSGKAPPSEGKAVLKPDGTLQVAVRAQVKDFDSQNSNRDTHMLEVTEASKFPLVEVKAVGTGVKTPAAFPASVPVTLKGKLTFHGVTKDVEIPMTVKFDSAKQVTADGSFKISLEGYNIERPTLLLVKVEDELVLEPHLVFTEGT, from the coding sequence GTGATTGCTCGACGACTCGTTCTGTCCGCTGCCCTGCTGCTCGCGCTCCCCGCCGCCGCGCAGAACGCGAAGATGTACTCGGTGAAGAAGGACGCCAGCTCCCTCACCTACAAGCTCATCCACAAGATGCACACCGTGTCCGGCAAGGCGCCCCCCAGCGAGGGCAAGGCCGTGCTGAAGCCGGACGGCACCCTCCAGGTGGCCGTGCGCGCGCAGGTGAAGGACTTCGACTCGCAGAACTCCAACCGCGACACGCACATGCTGGAGGTGACGGAGGCCTCCAAGTTCCCGCTGGTGGAGGTCAAGGCCGTGGGCACCGGCGTGAAGACGCCCGCCGCGTTCCCGGCCTCCGTGCCGGTGACCCTCAAGGGCAAGCTCACCTTCCACGGCGTGACGAAGGACGTGGAGATCCCCATGACGGTGAAGTTCGACTCCGCCAAGCAGGTGACGGCGGACGGGTCCTTCAAGATCAGCCTGGAGGGCTACAACATCGAGCGCCCCACGCTGCTGCTCGTGAAGGTGGAAGACGAGCTGGTGCTGGAGCCGCACCTCGTCTTCACGGAGGGCACGTGA
- a CDS encoding Rieske 2Fe-2S domain-containing protein has protein sequence MSSSRRDFFKKIIGTGAVVAGLPACAPDIDPAPVLDVQMPGDDGIVSLVVQRYPDLSRTGGAVTLRFPGGSGQENLLVVHPSADTYAVLSATCTHVGCPMGFDGTEAVCPCHLSKFDITTGEVTNPPAKVALKTYVATYNAGTQVLSINIKAGDDAFPALVNGTVTLPFAEFPDLQNTGGMVSGRPTGYGKTIFVFKLEDGTYSAVDSICPHAQCEVGFESSIDGLLCPCHASTFTKTGTVTQGPATSDLKKFTVTADTSNVVVTIA, from the coding sequence GTGAGCTCGTCGCGCCGCGACTTCTTCAAGAAGATCATCGGAACGGGCGCCGTGGTGGCGGGGCTGCCGGCGTGCGCGCCGGACATCGACCCGGCGCCGGTGCTGGACGTGCAGATGCCGGGGGATGACGGCATCGTGTCGCTGGTGGTGCAGCGCTACCCGGACCTGTCCCGCACGGGCGGGGCGGTGACGCTGCGCTTTCCGGGCGGCTCCGGGCAGGAGAACCTGCTGGTGGTGCACCCGTCCGCGGACACGTACGCGGTGCTGTCCGCCACGTGCACGCACGTGGGCTGCCCCATGGGCTTCGACGGGACAGAGGCCGTGTGCCCCTGCCACCTGTCGAAGTTCGACATCACCACGGGCGAGGTGACGAACCCGCCCGCCAAGGTGGCGCTCAAGACGTACGTGGCCACGTACAACGCGGGCACGCAGGTGCTGAGCATCAACATCAAGGCCGGTGACGACGCCTTCCCCGCGCTGGTGAACGGCACCGTGACGCTGCCGTTCGCCGAGTTCCCGGACCTCCAGAACACGGGCGGCATGGTGAGCGGCCGGCCCACCGGCTACGGAAAGACCATCTTCGTCTTCAAGCTGGAGGACGGGACCTATTCGGCCGTGGACTCCATCTGCCCGCATGCGCAGTGCGAGGTGGGCTTCGAGTCCAGCATCGATGGCCTGCTCTGCCCCTGCCATGCGTCCACGTTCACCAAGACGGGCACCGTCACGCAGGGCCCCGCCACCAGCGACCTGAAGAAGTTCACGGTCACGGCGGACACGTCCAACGTGGTCGTCACCATCGCCTGA
- a CDS encoding CBS domain-containing protein, which yields MGTKDYSNGNGRHDLGRADISTPPTDAMATHRSPDVAPPGSRERSESDVSGWNPGRDEEPSNRQGRFHRAAAWRLARVRTDVDDTGTWRADREGERDGGTSGPYGRDDRDPRYANGAGPVRTQGEGTAYEMPEQRASYREWDRTGYGGPEPLLRDRPQGRAASREDARMLERFTPQREERFPLDPRLRESRDAATASGTSRRWRREPLSARDIMTRPVRTARRDSTLREVAQLMRDEDCGVVPIVDADGRLLGLVTDRDLALRAFTGQRAVDGLRAADVMTEEVEAVLPEEDLHGVIELMGRKQVRRVPVVEPDDRLVGIIALGDIASRADQDEELQEALERISSRRSFWSRLR from the coding sequence ATGGGCACCAAGGACTACAGCAACGGAAACGGCAGGCATGACCTGGGGCGCGCGGACATCTCCACGCCTCCCACCGACGCGATGGCCACGCACCGCTCGCCGGACGTGGCGCCGCCGGGCTCGCGCGAGCGCTCGGAGTCGGACGTGAGCGGTTGGAACCCGGGGCGCGACGAGGAGCCCTCCAACCGCCAGGGGCGCTTCCACCGCGCCGCCGCGTGGCGCCTGGCCCGCGTGCGCACGGACGTGGACGACACTGGCACGTGGCGCGCGGACCGCGAGGGCGAGCGCGATGGCGGCACCTCCGGGCCCTACGGCCGCGATGACCGCGACCCGCGCTACGCCAACGGCGCCGGCCCCGTGCGCACCCAGGGCGAGGGCACCGCCTACGAGATGCCCGAGCAGCGCGCCAGCTACCGGGAATGGGACCGCACCGGCTACGGCGGCCCGGAGCCCCTGCTGCGCGACCGGCCGCAGGGCCGCGCCGCTTCCCGCGAGGACGCGCGCATGCTCGAGCGGTTCACCCCCCAGCGGGAGGAGCGCTTCCCGTTGGATCCGCGGCTCCGGGAGTCCCGCGACGCAGCGACCGCGTCCGGCACCTCCCGCCGCTGGCGCCGCGAGCCGCTCAGCGCGCGCGACATCATGACCCGCCCGGTGCGCACCGCCCGCCGCGACAGCACGCTGCGCGAGGTGGCGCAGCTCATGCGCGACGAGGACTGCGGCGTGGTGCCCATCGTGGACGCGGACGGGCGGCTGCTGGGCCTGGTCACGGACCGCGACCTCGCGCTGCGCGCCTTCACCGGACAGCGTGCCGTGGACGGCCTGCGCGCGGCGGACGTGATGACGGAGGAGGTGGAGGCGGTGCTGCCGGAGGAGGACCTGCACGGCGTCATCGAGCTGATGGGCCGCAAGCAGGTGCGCCGCGTCCCCGTGGTGGAGCCCGACGACCGGCTGGTGGGCATCATCGCGCTGGGGGACATCGCCAGCCGCGCGGATCAGGACGAGGAGCTGCAGGAGGCGCTGGAGCGCATCTCCTCGCGGCGGTCGTTCTGGAGCCGGCTGCGCTGA
- a CDS encoding ArsA family ATPase gives MNLDALLRDKRIIVLCGAGGVGKTTTAAALGVAAARSGRKVLVLTIDPARRLAEAMGLKENGAEPTTVPPERLYADGPRGTGRLDVWMLEPRVVFERMVRRLSATESAARAILEHRLYRFLSELVAGVQEYAAAEALDGFLAEGHYDLILLDTPPSRHALDFLEAPGRLSRFLDDRVISLFGPDSGRTGRLWQGAQALVGRVLDGIFGAGFAQEMRSFVAAFGGLFAGIRLHADRLREHLSSKDAAFLLVTSPEAAALREATFFQETLQAKGLPFAGYVLNRSWAREDGLAPAANLKPHASNAADADAVIGLERLAGVEDARAKAHRSLLARLAEGLPRGAMAIAAPDAGADLEDFRGLVHLGDALTVA, from the coding sequence ATGAACCTGGACGCACTGCTGCGCGACAAGCGGATCATCGTCCTGTGCGGCGCGGGCGGCGTGGGCAAGACGACCACGGCGGCGGCGCTGGGCGTGGCCGCGGCCCGCTCCGGGCGCAAGGTGCTGGTGCTCACCATCGACCCGGCCCGGCGGCTGGCGGAGGCCATGGGGCTGAAGGAGAACGGCGCGGAGCCCACCACCGTCCCCCCGGAGCGCCTGTACGCGGACGGTCCGCGCGGCACGGGCCGGCTGGACGTGTGGATGCTGGAGCCCCGCGTCGTCTTCGAGCGCATGGTGCGCCGGCTGTCCGCCACGGAGAGCGCCGCGCGCGCCATCCTGGAGCACCGGCTGTACCGCTTCCTGTCGGAGCTGGTCGCGGGCGTGCAGGAGTACGCCGCCGCGGAGGCGCTGGACGGCTTCCTCGCGGAGGGCCACTACGACCTCATCCTGCTGGACACGCCGCCCAGCCGCCACGCGCTGGACTTCCTGGAGGCCCCGGGCCGGCTGTCGCGCTTCCTGGATGACCGGGTCATCTCCCTCTTCGGGCCGGACTCCGGCCGCACGGGCCGGCTGTGGCAGGGCGCGCAGGCGCTGGTGGGCCGCGTGCTGGACGGCATCTTCGGCGCGGGCTTCGCGCAGGAGATGCGCTCCTTCGTGGCCGCCTTCGGCGGGCTGTTCGCCGGCATCCGCCTGCACGCGGACCGGCTGCGGGAGCACCTGTCGTCGAAGGACGCGGCGTTCCTGCTGGTCACGTCGCCGGAGGCCGCCGCGCTGCGCGAGGCCACGTTCTTCCAGGAGACGCTCCAGGCGAAGGGGCTGCCCTTCGCGGGCTACGTGCTCAACCGCAGCTGGGCGCGCGAGGACGGCCTGGCCCCGGCCGCCAACCTGAAGCCGCACGCCAGCAACGCCGCGGACGCGGACGCCGTCATCGGGCTGGAGCGCCTGGCGGGCGTGGAGGACGCGCGCGCGAAGGCCCACCGCTCGCTGCTGGCCCGGCTGGCGGAAGGGCTGCCCCGGGGCGCCATGGCCATCGCCGCGCCGGACGCGGGCGCGGACCTGGAGGACTTCCGGGGACTGGTGCACCTGGGCGACGCGCTCACCGTCGCCTGA
- a CDS encoding ArsA-related P-loop ATPase, which translates to MLESLWSRRAVLVSGKGGVGKTTLSAALAVAAARTGRPVLLAELSPDEGGPSTLAGLLGVKEAGPRVVTAGANLSFVRLSAQEGHRLFLEETLPAKWLAEAALRSRALRRFLEAGPALKEMGLMFQLLSLVRRKHTDGRMVHPLTVVDLPATGHALALATLPRSILSLMPGGPVGRAVREGLDLLQDPARTGVVVTTLPEPLPVSETLALVDELKGVGLPLSAAVLNRMPEDPFTPESRAALERLLETHGPHRGQRALERLERAREARQRLAAGLGVPHWGMPELALTGMALVERLAELLGSTLEGAASHGGREATP; encoded by the coding sequence GTGCTGGAGTCCTTGTGGAGCAGACGCGCCGTGCTCGTGTCGGGCAAGGGCGGCGTGGGCAAGACGACGCTCTCCGCCGCGCTGGCGGTGGCGGCGGCGCGCACGGGCCGGCCGGTGCTCCTGGCGGAGCTGTCCCCGGACGAGGGCGGCCCGTCCACGCTCGCGGGCCTGCTGGGCGTGAAGGAGGCCGGGCCCCGCGTGGTGACCGCCGGGGCGAACCTGTCCTTCGTGCGCCTGTCGGCCCAGGAGGGCCACCGGCTGTTCCTGGAGGAGACCCTGCCCGCGAAGTGGCTGGCGGAAGCCGCGCTGCGCTCCAGGGCCCTGCGGCGCTTCCTGGAGGCGGGGCCGGCGCTGAAGGAGATGGGGCTGATGTTCCAGCTGCTGTCGCTCGTGCGCCGCAAGCACACCGACGGCCGCATGGTGCACCCCCTCACGGTGGTGGACCTGCCCGCCACCGGCCACGCGCTGGCGCTGGCCACGCTGCCCCGGAGCATCCTGTCGCTGATGCCGGGCGGGCCCGTGGGGCGGGCGGTGCGCGAGGGGCTGGACCTCCTGCAGGACCCCGCGCGCACGGGCGTGGTGGTCACCACCCTGCCGGAGCCGCTGCCCGTCAGCGAGACGCTGGCGCTGGTGGACGAGCTGAAGGGCGTGGGGCTGCCGCTGTCCGCGGCGGTGCTCAACCGCATGCCGGAGGACCCCTTCACGCCGGAGTCGCGCGCGGCGCTGGAGCGGCTGTTGGAGACGCACGGGCCGCACCGGGGGCAGCGCGCGCTGGAGCGGCTGGAGCGCGCGAGGGAGGCGCGGCAGCGGCTGGCCGCGGGCCTGGGCGTGCCGCACTGGGGCATGCCGGAGCTGGCGCTGACGGGCATGGCGCTGGTGGAGCGGCTGGCGGAGCTGCTGGGTTCCACACTCGAAGGGGCCGCGTCTCACGGCGGCCGGGAAGCGACGCCATGA